In Ruminiclostridium papyrosolvens DSM 2782, the following proteins share a genomic window:
- a CDS encoding tyrosine-type recombinase/integrase, translated as MLDGFKDYLVLHGKSVNTVNGYCRNVKAYLEWFSQTYGLEFSRIHHENILEYKSYLKNILQLDAKTINNKLSALAKFNEFLIHNGIQDNTAVTKQDFIKVQLNYASPAKIQKEDVKKFRQLILEHENKKYYTVISVLEMTALRISEALSLKISDVNLTARELRVRNGKGNKQRIVYINDQLADILKDYIKLYQPDSWLFPGRKGPLNRTVVNKVFAKYKNKTSDSLTPHQLRHHWCSNALENDFTVAEIASIAGHSNIHTILLYTNPSKQKLKEKMNKL; from the coding sequence TTGTTGGATGGATTTAAGGATTACCTTGTTCTTCATGGAAAAAGTGTAAATACGGTGAACGGATACTGCCGAAACGTGAAAGCTTACCTTGAATGGTTTTCGCAAACCTATGGCCTTGAATTTAGTCGTATTCACCATGAAAATATTCTGGAATACAAAAGCTATTTAAAAAACATCCTGCAATTGGATGCTAAAACTATAAATAATAAGCTATCTGCCCTCGCAAAGTTTAACGAATTCCTGATTCATAACGGAATTCAGGACAATACAGCCGTTACGAAGCAAGATTTTATCAAGGTGCAGCTCAACTATGCCAGTCCTGCCAAAATTCAAAAGGAAGATGTAAAGAAATTCCGACAACTGATCCTGGAACATGAAAATAAAAAGTATTACACCGTCATATCAGTTTTAGAAATGACCGCTCTGCGAATTTCAGAGGCTTTATCCCTCAAAATCTCCGACGTAAATCTCACTGCACGAGAATTACGGGTACGGAACGGCAAGGGAAACAAACAAAGGATTGTCTATATTAATGACCAGCTCGCTGACATCCTAAAAGACTACATCAAATTATACCAGCCTGATTCCTGGCTTTTCCCTGGAAGGAAAGGCCCCCTGAACAGAACCGTGGTTAACAAGGTATTTGCAAAATATAAAAATAAAACTTCTGATAGCCTTACCCCTCACCAGCTACGTCATCATTGGTGCAGCAATGCTTTGGAAAATGATTTTACGGTTGCTGAAATTGCTTCTATCGCAGGACACAGTAATATACATACCATACTTTTATATACAAATCCGAGCAAACAGAAGTTAAAGGAGAAAATGAATAAACTATGA
- a CDS encoding Vat family streptogramin A O-acetyltransferase → MQKTKKYGPNPNTVYPMEGFTRIVFLKNIIKNPNIIVGDYTYYDDNDNNPEKFEKNVLYHYDFLGDKLIVGKFCAIASDVKFIMNGANHKMKAFTTYPFGIFRNGWEAGIPELKDLPYKGDTIIGNDVWIGYDSIIMPGAKIGDGAIVAAKSVVTKDVPPYTIVGGNPAKIIRKRFSDEVIEYLLRIKWWNWSIEKITESIPDLCSEDIQRLREII, encoded by the coding sequence ATGCAAAAAACAAAGAAGTATGGACCGAACCCGAATACTGTTTACCCTATGGAGGGGTTTACAAGGATTGTCTTTCTAAAGAATATTATCAAAAATCCAAATATAATTGTTGGTGATTACACCTACTATGATGATAATGATAACAACCCAGAAAAATTTGAGAAGAATGTTTTATATCACTATGACTTTCTGGGGGATAAGCTGATTGTCGGAAAGTTCTGTGCCATTGCATCCGATGTAAAATTTATAATGAACGGAGCAAACCATAAAATGAAGGCATTCACAACTTACCCCTTTGGAATCTTCCGAAACGGGTGGGAGGCAGGAATTCCTGAACTCAAGGATTTGCCTTACAAGGGGGATACCATAATTGGAAACGATGTTTGGATCGGGTATGACTCCATAATTATGCCTGGAGCTAAAATCGGAGATGGTGCGATTGTTGCCGCAAAATCAGTAGTTACAAAGGATGTACCGCCATATACCATCGTCGGTGGAAATCCTGCAAAGATCATAAGAAAGCGGTTCAGTGATGAAGTCATAGAATATTTGTTGCGGATCAAATGGTGGAACTGGAGCATTGAGAAGATTACAGAAAGTATACCAGATCTCTGTAGTGAAGATATTCAAAGATTGAGAGAGATTATATGA
- a CDS encoding HD domain-containing protein gives MDCNRALEYATNKHKGQKRIGGDEYISHPVAVSNILKDLGYSSDVQIAGLFHDLLEDTDAAKEEILELSNAEVLEVVTLLTKEEGYDMNQYMIRIRANEIALVVKLADRLHNLICAVYADEKFKKKYIVETQKYYIDLAAGTSFENPIKRALQGLIDSVEKEKV, from the coding sequence ATGGACTGTAACAGGGCTTTAGAATATGCAACAAATAAGCATAAAGGGCAGAAGCGTATTGGCGGAGACGAATATATCAGCCATCCTGTGGCAGTATCGAATATACTCAAGGACTTGGGATATTCATCTGATGTCCAGATTGCAGGTTTATTTCACGATTTGCTTGAAGATACGGATGCTGCAAAAGAAGAGATTTTAGAGTTAAGCAATGCAGAGGTTCTTGAGGTTGTGACACTTCTTACCAAAGAAGAAGGTTATGACATGAATCAATATATGATAAGGATTAGAGCAAACGAAATAGCTCTTGTGGTTAAGCTGGCGGATCGGCTGCATAACCTTATTTGTGCTGTTTATGCGGATGAAAAATTTAAGAAAAAGTATATTGTTGAAACACAGAAATATTATATTGACCTCGCTGCGGGAACATCTTTTGAGAATCCAATTAAGAGAGCATTGCAGGGACTTATTGACAGTGTTGAAAAAGAAAAGGTATGA
- a CDS encoding lactate utilization protein has translation MDKNVDWFLQKQIERTMENFEKHNIAAFYVENEGQLLQMVKELISEGSTVGVGDSMTLFETGVIDFLRSGNYRFLDKYREDITSEEKKKLYRECFSADTYLCSTNALTEDGELYNIDGNGNRVAAMLYGPDQVIIVAGINKIVKSVEEAEKRVRNYAAPIDAKRLNKNTPCAITGCCIDCKSKDRICNDFVVIKGQFNKERIKVIIIGKPLGY, from the coding sequence ATGGATAAGAATGTTGATTGGTTTCTCCAGAAGCAGATTGAAAGAACGATGGAGAATTTTGAAAAGCACAATATAGCAGCTTTCTATGTTGAAAATGAAGGACAATTGCTGCAAATGGTAAAGGAATTGATTTCAGAGGGGTCTACGGTTGGCGTTGGGGATTCTATGACCTTGTTTGAAACGGGAGTTATTGACTTTTTGAGGAGTGGAAACTACAGGTTTTTAGATAAATACCGAGAGGATATTACCAGCGAAGAGAAGAAAAAACTATACAGAGAATGCTTTTCGGCAGATACATATTTGTGCAGTACCAATGCACTTACCGAGGATGGAGAACTGTACAACATTGATGGAAATGGGAATAGGGTAGCAGCCATGTTATACGGCCCCGACCAGGTTATTATTGTTGCAGGTATCAACAAGATAGTCAAAAGTGTGGAGGAAGCAGAAAAGAGGGTAAGGAATTATGCTGCACCAATAGATGCAAAGCGGCTCAATAAAAATACACCTTGTGCGATCACAGGTTGCTGTATCGACTGTAAGAGCAAGGATAGGATTTGTAACGACTTTGTTGTCATAAAGGGGCAGTTTAATAAGGAGAGAATAAAGGTAATTATTATTGGAAAGCCTTTGGGATACTGA